In Thunnus maccoyii chromosome 3, fThuMac1.1, whole genome shotgun sequence, the following proteins share a genomic window:
- the LOC121893949 gene encoding golgin subfamily A member 6-like protein 4: MESARMLLDCETEEALPKQEEELKAQVQTYEDKDEALAAKLEDQNKEIESLHQQVKDTDKALQSAKRECEALHQRIKYMNGMVAREGAMRYQDESRTRKGLYRQLSEVKRQLEEERSLKNKFMAAEKKARNEAERLQQLQNVFSNVKPAQDEPEKLEAVRVDYSNSRKKFTAQIKEEQDKNMGLQRELELIKVLYNEIKLKYETELKFEKEKNNTLQKELQQERRCHGERISADLELVKKLRTNKDHLHQQKEEEIRILQEERERSFAKEFEDLKSQLKELTLTNLKLTANIKAEDEDSQDLQQKNAELQVVQREKVPLCDSQALKLLEEVDVSAENLPTKNKKPSLWKRFRHFVGLKRRKRKNPECN; the protein is encoded by the coding sequence ATGGAGTCAGCCAGGATGCTGCTGGACTGTGAGACAGAGGAGGCACTCCCTAAACAAGAAGAGGAGTTGAAGGCTCAAGTCCAAACTTACGAAGACAAGGACGAGGCGCTTGCTGCCAAGCTGGAGGACCAGAATAAAGAAATAGAGTCTCTTCACCAACAGGTGAAGGACACAGACAAGGCCCTCCAGAGTGCTAAGAGAGAGTGTGAGGCACTCCATCAAAGGATTAAGTACATGAATGGTATGGTGGCTCGAGAGGGTGCGATGAGATACCAGGACGAATCCAGGACGAGAAAAGGGCTTTACCGACAACTGAGTGAGGTAAAAAGGCAgttggaggaagagaggagttTGAAGAACAAGTTTATGGCAGCGGAGAAGAAAGCAAGGAACGAAGCAGAACGGTTGCAACAGCTCCAGAATGTCTTCAGCAATGTGAAGCCTGCTCAAGATGAGCCTGAAAAATTGGAAGCAGTGAGAGTTGACTAcagcaacagcagaaaaaagttCACTGCACAGATCAAGGAGGAACAAGACAAGAACATGGGTCTGCAACGAGAACTTGAGCTGATAAAAGTTTTATACAATGAGATCAAGCTCAAGTATGAAACTGAGCTCAagtttgagaaagaaaaaaataacactcTACAGAAAGAGCTGCAACAGGAGAGAAGATGTCATGGAGAAAGGATTTCAGCCGATCTGGAGCTTGTTAAAAAGCTGAGGACCAACAAGGATCATCTGCAtcagcagaaggaggaggaaatcCGAATCCtgcaggaagagagggagaggtcaTTTGCCAAAGAGTTTGAGGATCTCAAATCACAACTCAAAGAGCTGACTTTAACCAACCTCAAACTCACTGCCAACATCAAGGCAGAGGATGAGGACTCTCAGGACCTTCAGCAGAAAAATGCTGAGCTACAGGTGGTGCAGCGGGAAAAGGTGCCCCTCTGTGATTCGCAGGCCCTCAAGCTCCTGGAGGAGGTTGATGTCTCAGCAGAAAATCTCCCAACAAAAAATAAGAAGCCCTCGTTATGGAAAAGATTCCGCCACTTCGTGGGattgaagaggagaaagaggaagaatcCAGAGTGTAACTaa